One window from the genome of Lentibacillus daqui encodes:
- the spxA gene encoding transcriptional regulator SpxA, translated as MVTLYTSPSCTSCRKAKAWLEKHDIPFTERNIFSEPLSLDEIKEILRMTEDGTDEIISTRSKVFQKLDVNIDQLPMKDLFNLIQLNPGLLRRPIILDDKRLQVGYNEDEIRRFLPRTVRTFQLREAQRMVN; from the coding sequence ATGGTAACACTTTATACCTCACCAAGTTGTACATCTTGCAGAAAAGCAAAAGCATGGCTGGAAAAACATGACATCCCGTTTACTGAACGGAATATCTTTTCCGAGCCATTATCATTGGATGAGATCAAAGAAATATTGCGTATGACTGAGGATGGAACGGATGAGATTATATCGACACGTTCAAAAGTTTTTCAGAAATTGGATGTCAATATTGATCAATTGCCTATGAAAGATTTGTTTAATTTAATTCAGTTAAACCCCGGACTATTACGGAGACCAATCATTTTGGATGATAAACGTCTGCAGGTTGGTTATAACGAAGATGAGATTCGTCGTTTTTTACCCCGGACAGTCCGTACTTTTCAATTGCGTGAAGCACAGCGTATGGTAAACTGA
- the mecA gene encoding adaptor protein MecA, producing the protein MEIERINENTVKFYISYLDIEDRGFEREEIWYNRERSEQLFWQMMDEVNYQEDFNVDGPLWIQVQALEKGLEIIVTKAQISKNGESIELPAEDGKTIDLAADEKIENFLDDKFGKSDKKTEKQELTEDGNLSLTVCFKDFEDVIQLSHYFQGSGMGVEENSLYHYHDAYYLYMEFNQDILDDDEQEDLISQVLEFGNDSEVTIHFLEEYGKKVFENDTFNQVKAYFPVR; encoded by the coding sequence ATGGAAATAGAACGTATTAACGAAAATACGGTTAAATTTTATATTTCGTATTTGGATATTGAAGATCGCGGGTTTGAGCGGGAAGAAATTTGGTATAACCGCGAGCGTAGTGAACAGTTGTTTTGGCAAATGATGGATGAAGTGAATTATCAAGAGGATTTTAATGTTGATGGACCGTTATGGATTCAGGTTCAGGCACTGGAAAAAGGGTTGGAAATCATCGTAACAAAAGCACAAATTTCGAAAAATGGCGAGAGTATCGAACTTCCAGCAGAAGATGGAAAAACAATTGATTTAGCTGCTGATGAGAAGATCGAAAATTTTCTGGATGATAAGTTCGGAAAAAGCGATAAGAAAACAGAAAAGCAGGAGCTGACTGAAGATGGTAACCTATCTTTAACGGTTTGTTTCAAGGATTTTGAAGATGTTATTCAGTTGAGTCATTATTTCCAGGGTTCGGGTATGGGGGTAGAGGAGAATAGCCTATATCACTATCATGATGCTTACTATTTATATATGGAATTCAACCAGGATATACTGGATGACGATGAACAAGAGGATTTGATCAGTCAGGTTCTTGAATTTGGAAATGATTCAGAGGTAACCATTCATTTTCTAGAAGAGTACGGGAAAAAAGTTTTTGAAAATGATACATTTAATCAGGTGAAAGCATACTTCCCTGTACGATAA